In one Bradyrhizobium cosmicum genomic region, the following are encoded:
- a CDS encoding GFA family protein: protein MVRGSCLCGAVRFEVDQVRALTHCHCANCRKLTGAAFATYAHVDADKFRFVAGEDTTLAYESAPGSFRNRCRTCGCLTPGRASYLPTVSIPAGLLDDDPQVRPRLHVFISSRAPWWTIQDDLPQHEKWVPGYEPKS from the coding sequence ATGGTTCGTGGAAGCTGTCTCTGCGGCGCCGTGCGTTTCGAGGTCGATCAGGTGCGCGCGCTGACGCATTGTCACTGCGCCAATTGCCGCAAGCTCACCGGGGCGGCCTTCGCCACCTACGCTCATGTCGACGCCGACAAATTTCGCTTCGTCGCGGGCGAGGACACGACCTTGGCTTATGAATCCGCGCCGGGAAGTTTCCGCAATCGTTGCAGGACCTGTGGCTGCCTGACGCCGGGCAGGGCGAGCTATCTGCCGACCGTCAGCATTCCCGCCGGCCTGCTCGACGACGATCCGCAAGTCAGGCCTCGCCTGCATGTCTTCATCTCGTCGCGCGCGCCGTGGTGGACGATCCAGGACGATCTGCCCCAGCACGAAAAATGGGTGCCGGGCTACGAACCTAAATCCTGA
- a CDS encoding alpha/beta fold hydrolase, protein MTLVSIPSNPVPENVVSGTIKTPDGVELRFARWAPPAGRKGTVCVFTGRSEQIEKYFETVRDLRDRGFAVAMIDWRGQGHSSRRLRDPRKGYVRDFSDFEIDVETFVQQVVLPDCPPPFFALAHSMGGTVLLRVAHAGKRWFDRMVLSAPMIDLPGRATSLPARALLKTMRLMGMGGRYVPGGSDQITGLNPFINNPLTSDPVRYARNAAILEEDPTLGLASPTVAWADTAFRAMHTFKGMHYPSEIRQPILMLAASNDTVVSTAAIEEFAYHLRAGSHLVIAGAKHEILQEQDRYRSQFWAAFDAFVPGTPLFK, encoded by the coding sequence ATGACGCTGGTCTCGATTCCGTCCAATCCCGTGCCCGAAAACGTCGTCAGCGGCACCATCAAGACGCCCGACGGCGTCGAGCTGCGCTTTGCGCGCTGGGCGCCGCCGGCGGGCCGCAAGGGCACGGTCTGCGTGTTCACCGGGCGCAGCGAGCAGATCGAGAAATATTTCGAGACCGTGCGTGACCTGCGCGACCGCGGCTTTGCGGTGGCGATGATCGACTGGCGCGGGCAGGGCCATTCCTCGCGCCGCCTGCGCGATCCGCGCAAGGGCTATGTGCGCGATTTCTCCGATTTCGAGATCGACGTCGAGACCTTCGTGCAGCAGGTGGTGCTGCCGGATTGCCCGCCGCCTTTTTTCGCGCTCGCGCATTCCATGGGTGGCACCGTACTGCTGCGGGTGGCGCATGCCGGCAAGCGCTGGTTCGACCGCATGGTGCTGTCGGCGCCGATGATCGACCTGCCCGGCCGCGCCACCTCGTTGCCGGCGCGGGCGCTCCTGAAGACGATGCGCCTGATGGGGATGGGCGGCCGTTATGTCCCCGGCGGCAGCGACCAGATCACCGGCCTCAACCCGTTCATCAACAATCCCCTGACCAGCGATCCCGTGCGCTATGCGCGCAACGCCGCAATCCTGGAGGAGGATCCGACGCTCGGGCTGGCGTCACCGACGGTCGCCTGGGCCGATACCGCCTTCCGCGCGATGCACACCTTCAAGGGCATGCACTACCCCTCCGAGATACGCCAGCCGATCCTGATGCTGGCGGCGTCCAACGACACCGTGGTCTCGACTGCGGCGATCGAGGAGTTCGCCTATCACTTACGCGCCGGCTCCCATCTCGTGATCGCCGGCGCCAAGCACGAAATCCTCCAGGAGCAGGACCGCTACCGCTCCCAGTTCTGGGCCGCCTTCGACGCCTTCGTGCCGGGCACGCCGCTGTTCAAGTGA
- a CDS encoding sulfite exporter TauE/SafE family protein, with amino-acid sequence MIDPLLIVIAAVFLIAGFVKGVVGLGLPTVSMGLLAVSMAPSRAIAIVIVPAIVTNIWQTFAGPYLRDILRRLWPLMIGTVIGCWLNAGALTGPHARYGTIVLGVLLVIYAVIGLNKFQFHVAPENEKWVGGVVGVITGMISASTGVQVIPSMPFMQAIGMEKDELVQALGVFFTTATLALAFTLTAGGLLTPANAVPGAVGMAMAFAGMFIGQSVRARMPAEAFRRWFLIAMILLGVYLAGSALLKEFA; translated from the coding sequence ATGATCGACCCGCTTCTCATTGTCATCGCTGCCGTCTTCCTGATCGCCGGATTCGTCAAGGGCGTGGTCGGGCTCGGCCTGCCGACGGTGTCCATGGGCCTGCTCGCCGTGAGCATGGCGCCAAGCCGCGCCATCGCCATCGTGATCGTGCCGGCCATCGTCACCAACATCTGGCAGACCTTCGCCGGCCCCTATTTGCGCGATATCCTGAGGCGGCTTTGGCCGCTGATGATCGGCACCGTGATCGGCTGCTGGCTCAATGCCGGCGCGCTGACCGGCCCGCATGCGCGCTACGGCACGATCGTGCTCGGCGTCCTGCTGGTGATCTACGCGGTGATCGGGCTGAACAAGTTTCAGTTCCACGTCGCGCCAGAGAACGAGAAATGGGTCGGCGGCGTGGTCGGGGTGATCACCGGCATGATCTCGGCCTCGACCGGCGTGCAGGTGATCCCCTCGATGCCGTTCATGCAGGCGATCGGCATGGAGAAGGACGAACTGGTGCAGGCGCTCGGCGTGTTCTTCACGACCGCGACGCTGGCGCTCGCCTTCACCCTGACCGCTGGCGGATTGCTGACGCCGGCCAACGCCGTGCCGGGCGCCGTGGGCATGGCCATGGCCTTTGCCGGAATGTTCATCGGCCAGTCCGTGCGGGCGCGGATGCCGGCGGAAGCCTTCCGCCGCTGGTTCCTGATCGCGATGATTTTGCTCGGCGTCTATCTCGCCGGCAGCGCGCTGCTGAAAGAGTTTGCCTGA
- a CDS encoding alpha/beta fold hydrolase gives MTLWRSLFVAASLLAAPLSLAHAQTPQTVKAKNVVLVHGAWADGSSWSEVIPILQAAGLNVTAVQNPLGSLAESVEATKRALAEQDGPTVLVAHSWGGTVISQVGTDAKVTGLVYIAARAPDANEDFVALSKQFPTGPARAGIVERDGYTKLSEDAFLKYFANGVKPERARELYAVQWPTAASIFASRTTEAAWHAKPSWYAVSKNDDTINPDLERFLAKRMNATTVELDAGHLSLVSHPKEVANLILEAAGYPRS, from the coding sequence ATGACACTTTGGCGCAGCCTTTTCGTCGCCGCGAGCCTGCTGGCGGCCCCTCTCAGCCTCGCTCACGCACAGACGCCGCAGACGGTGAAGGCGAAGAATGTCGTCCTGGTGCACGGCGCCTGGGCCGACGGCTCGAGCTGGTCGGAGGTGATCCCGATCCTCCAGGCCGCAGGCCTCAACGTCACTGCCGTTCAAAACCCGCTCGGCTCGCTCGCCGAGTCGGTCGAAGCGACCAAGCGCGCGCTGGCCGAGCAGGATGGACCGACCGTGCTGGTCGCGCATTCCTGGGGCGGCACCGTGATCAGCCAGGTCGGTACCGACGCGAAGGTCACCGGCCTCGTCTACATCGCCGCGCGCGCCCCCGACGCGAACGAGGATTTCGTCGCTCTGTCGAAGCAGTTTCCGACCGGTCCGGCGCGCGCCGGCATCGTCGAGCGCGACGGCTACACCAAGCTCTCGGAAGACGCGTTCCTGAAGTATTTCGCCAATGGCGTGAAGCCGGAGCGGGCCAGGGAGCTCTATGCGGTGCAATGGCCGACGGCCGCCTCGATCTTCGCCAGCCGCACCACGGAAGCGGCTTGGCACGCCAAGCCGAGCTGGTACGCGGTCTCGAAGAACGACGACACCATCAATCCCGATCTCGAGCGCTTCCTCGCCAAGCGCATGAACGCGACCACGGTCGAGCTCGATGCCGGCCACCTCTCGCTGGTGTCGCATCCGAAGGAGGTGGCGAATCTGATCCTGGAAGCGGCGGGGTATCCGCGGAGCTGA
- a CDS encoding LysE family translocator — protein MLGIHEMWLFILSGVLLNITPGPDSVYVIGRSMQMGWRGGAAAALGISCGCFFHVAAAAIGLSALLMASSTAFSILKLVGAAYLVVTGLQMLWSRPALASAIDEPVRSSLRRVFFQGVFTNALNPKVALFFLAFLPQFVAADSSHKPLAFLTLGLIFIFTGTLWCLVLAAFAAKAAHRLRSSDGAIAWVNRALGGLFIYLGIRVAMLETR, from the coding sequence ATGCTGGGCATTCACGAAATGTGGCTCTTCATCCTGTCGGGCGTGCTGCTCAACATCACGCCGGGGCCGGACTCCGTCTATGTGATCGGACGCAGCATGCAGATGGGCTGGCGAGGCGGTGCCGCTGCCGCGCTCGGCATCAGTTGCGGCTGCTTTTTCCACGTTGCGGCCGCGGCGATCGGCCTGTCGGCCCTGCTGATGGCGTCGTCGACCGCGTTCTCGATCCTGAAGCTTGTTGGCGCAGCCTATCTGGTCGTCACAGGACTTCAGATGCTGTGGTCGCGTCCGGCGCTGGCGTCGGCGATCGACGAGCCGGTGCGGAGCTCGCTTCGGCGGGTCTTCTTCCAGGGCGTTTTCACCAACGCGCTCAATCCCAAGGTCGCGCTGTTCTTCCTGGCCTTCCTGCCGCAATTCGTCGCAGCCGATTCGTCGCACAAGCCGCTGGCCTTCCTGACGCTCGGCCTGATCTTCATCTTTACGGGGACGCTGTGGTGCCTGGTGCTGGCGGCGTTCGCGGCCAAGGCCGCGCACCGCCTGCGGAGTTCGGATGGCGCAATCGCCTGGGTCAACCGCGCGCTCGGCGGCCTCTTTATCTATCTCGGCATCCGCGTCGCCATGCTGGAGACGCGGTAG
- a CDS encoding di-heme-cytochrome C peroxidase, with amino-acid sequence MNDPASKPPFDPSIQVSPNNPCPFLRGLVGGGFVDGDTVPLGKLSETIANASGETGLKKAFARLQVRGVALIANGLGHILKSIFSGAQLDALRGGPLDKLGAGSRILGVDGKVNEGEIKRLESFGRTYPDPNGGGTEPGLNAAEIQTFMRDNLKRAGSAGRWYYPLLMKFEWPILLKIIGKGEGENRYLGVADVRTLFNARQFPVRINQRLVSQPVPSTCQRVALGAAKLLALLVAIGLAILVAVAEFPNQVRAMLPQKGILVNLLPPPLPKLPETTAAFWLEQNWSLKDRHWFHHASQGTATFPVPYDWFMALEQPRLHLFSRPGMMKDSAYLERYGFIPSPQSIQTDTTTLRRYGYANVYETTQASDWSTRWTPAENVDGLPVGFARMTGVTDPATGRREQDKIGLTCAACHTGQIHYKGIDVRFDGGPAMTDLKKLELSTGLSIAYTLYVPFRFQRFADRVLGPEASKSDRDALKQQLSAIGNFLIDWAKNYGKTIEGKKTWDGKQQQDTEEGFGRLDALNRIGNQVFSQDFALSGVKGFEKNLHAQDAPVSYPAIWTVPWFKFAQYDASIEQPLIRNAGEALGVTALLNLSDAYPEDRIWRSSVHVPTLGWIEEMLRGPDPFKAAAPEFGGLLSPKWPSQILGDAWKIDQKKAENGRKIYEEMCAGCHLPAVNTPAFWSSTHWEPSGDSKVLNAVTIPTDEIKTDPEQSLVLGNRTVDVPGFLKVNTADLKTWWQCDGSTASSPTEMSYALGLMTVVDLVARKWMDDDKIPDAERAKIWNLARKNCPNPAPGPRYRARPLNGIWATAPYLHNGSVPSLYWLLKPASERPQKFCMGRRDYDPVTVGFAVTTDERCKTGETQFSTTGPDGKPLQGNSVLGHSFERKPGEPRRPGVIGREFKSDDERYELIEYLKTL; translated from the coding sequence ATGAACGACCCCGCCTCCAAGCCCCCTTTCGATCCCTCGATCCAGGTCTCGCCGAATAATCCCTGTCCGTTCCTGCGTGGCCTCGTGGGCGGAGGCTTCGTCGATGGCGACACCGTCCCGCTCGGCAAGCTGTCGGAGACGATTGCGAATGCGAGCGGCGAGACCGGGCTGAAGAAAGCATTCGCCCGTCTCCAGGTCCGCGGCGTGGCGCTCATCGCCAACGGCCTCGGTCATATCCTCAAGAGCATCTTCTCGGGCGCGCAGCTCGACGCGCTGCGCGGCGGCCCGCTCGACAAGCTCGGCGCCGGCTCACGCATCCTCGGCGTCGACGGCAAGGTCAACGAGGGCGAGATCAAGCGGCTCGAGAGCTTTGGCCGGACTTACCCGGATCCGAACGGCGGCGGCACCGAGCCCGGCCTCAATGCCGCGGAAATCCAGACCTTCATGCGCGACAACCTGAAGCGCGCCGGCAGCGCCGGGCGCTGGTACTACCCGCTGCTGATGAAGTTCGAATGGCCGATCCTCCTGAAGATCATCGGCAAGGGCGAAGGCGAGAACCGCTATCTCGGCGTCGCCGACGTGCGCACGCTGTTCAACGCGCGCCAATTCCCCGTCCGCATCAACCAGCGGCTGGTGTCGCAGCCGGTGCCGTCCACCTGCCAGCGCGTGGCATTGGGGGCCGCGAAGCTTCTGGCCCTGCTCGTCGCCATCGGTCTCGCCATCCTGGTCGCGGTCGCCGAATTCCCCAACCAGGTCCGCGCGATGCTGCCGCAGAAGGGCATCCTCGTAAACCTTCTGCCCCCGCCCTTGCCGAAGCTTCCGGAAACGACAGCCGCGTTCTGGCTCGAGCAGAACTGGTCGCTGAAGGACCGGCACTGGTTCCATCATGCCAGCCAGGGCACCGCGACCTTCCCGGTGCCCTATGACTGGTTCATGGCGCTGGAGCAGCCGCGGCTGCATCTGTTCTCGCGGCCCGGCATGATGAAGGACAGCGCCTATCTCGAGCGCTACGGCTTCATCCCGAGCCCGCAATCGATCCAGACCGACACCACGACGCTGCGCCGCTATGGCTATGCCAATGTCTATGAGACGACGCAGGCATCGGACTGGTCGACACGATGGACTCCCGCGGAGAACGTCGACGGCCTGCCGGTCGGCTTCGCCCGGATGACCGGCGTCACCGATCCCGCGACGGGCCGCCGCGAGCAGGACAAGATCGGGCTGACCTGCGCGGCCTGCCATACCGGCCAGATCCATTACAAGGGCATCGACGTCCGCTTCGACGGCGGCCCGGCCATGACCGACCTGAAGAAGCTCGAGCTCTCGACCGGCCTGTCGATCGCCTACACGCTTTACGTGCCATTTCGCTTCCAGCGCTTTGCCGATCGCGTGCTCGGCCCCGAGGCCAGCAAGTCGGACCGCGACGCGCTCAAGCAGCAGCTCAGCGCGATCGGCAATTTCCTGATCGATTGGGCCAAGAACTACGGCAAGACCATCGAAGGCAAGAAGACCTGGGACGGCAAGCAGCAGCAGGACACCGAGGAAGGCTTCGGTCGCCTCGATGCCCTTAATCGCATCGGCAACCAGGTGTTCTCGCAGGACTTCGCGCTCAGCGGGGTCAAGGGCTTCGAGAAGAACCTGCATGCCCAGGACGCGCCGGTCAGCTATCCCGCGATCTGGACCGTGCCGTGGTTCAAGTTCGCGCAGTACGATGCCTCGATCGAGCAGCCGCTGATCCGCAACGCCGGCGAAGCACTCGGCGTCACGGCGCTGCTCAATTTGTCCGACGCCTATCCGGAGGACAGAATCTGGCGCTCCTCGGTTCACGTGCCCACTCTGGGCTGGATCGAGGAGATGCTGAGGGGCCCCGATCCGTTCAAGGCGGCCGCGCCGGAGTTCGGCGGCCTGCTGTCGCCGAAATGGCCGTCGCAGATTCTCGGCGACGCCTGGAAGATCGATCAGAAGAAGGCCGAGAACGGGCGCAAGATCTACGAGGAGATGTGCGCCGGATGTCACCTGCCGGCCGTCAACACACCGGCCTTCTGGTCCTCGACGCATTGGGAGCCGAGCGGCGACAGCAAGGTGCTGAACGCGGTGACGATTCCCACCGACGAGATCAAGACGGATCCCGAGCAGTCGCTCGTGCTCGGCAACCGGACGGTCGACGTGCCCGGCTTCCTGAAGGTGAACACGGCCGACCTCAAGACCTGGTGGCAATGCGATGGCTCGACAGCGAGCTCGCCGACCGAGATGTCATATGCGCTCGGCCTCATGACGGTGGTGGATCTGGTCGCCCGCAAATGGATGGACGACGACAAGATCCCGGACGCCGAGCGGGCGAAAATCTGGAATCTCGCGCGCAAGAACTGCCCCAACCCGGCGCCCGGGCCACGCTATCGCGCGCGGCCGCTGAACGGGATCTGGGCCACGGCGCCCTATCTGCACAACGGCTCGGTGCCGTCGCTGTACTGGCTGCTGAAGCCCGCGAGCGAGCGCCCGCAGAAATTCTGCATGGGCCGCCGCGACTATGATCCCGTCACCGTCGGCTTTGCCGTCACCACCGACGAGCGCTGCAAGACCGGCGAGACGCAGTTCTCGACGACGGGACCCGACGGCAAGCCGCTCCAGGGCAACAGCGTGCTCGGCCATTCCTTCGAGCGCAAGCCGGGCGAACCGCGGCGTCCCGGCGTGATCGGCCGCGAGTTCAAGAGCGACGACGAGCGCTACGAGCTGATCGAGTATCTGAAGACGCTGTAG
- a CDS encoding Hsp20 family protein — translation MRTYDLTPFYRSTVGFDRLFNLLDQAGSDGSPGYPPYNIERTGENTYRITVAVSGFAKDELSLVAKENTLTIKGEKVANENSKAEVLYRGIAARAFERAFQLADFVQVKDASLENGLLHVDLVREIPEAKKPRQIAINTGAPKAQVIENSAAQVAA, via the coding sequence ATGCGTACCTACGATCTCACCCCCTTCTACCGTTCCACCGTCGGCTTCGACCGTCTCTTCAACCTGCTCGACCAGGCCGGTTCGGATGGCAGTCCCGGTTATCCCCCCTACAACATCGAGCGTACCGGCGAGAACACGTACCGCATCACCGTTGCGGTCTCGGGCTTCGCCAAGGATGAGCTCTCCCTCGTCGCGAAGGAAAACACGCTGACGATCAAGGGCGAGAAAGTCGCGAACGAGAACAGCAAGGCCGAAGTGCTCTATCGCGGCATCGCCGCGCGTGCCTTCGAGCGCGCCTTCCAGCTTGCCGACTTCGTGCAGGTAAAGGACGCTTCACTCGAGAACGGGCTGCTTCACGTCGACCTCGTGCGCGAGATTCCCGAAGCCAAGAAGCCACGCCAGATCGCGATCAACACCGGCGCGCCGAAGGCGCAGGTGATCGAGAACTCGGCCGCGCAAGTCGCCGCGTAA
- a CDS encoding LysR substrate-binding domain-containing protein codes for MRFDLVDLQLFIAVADQRSITRGAERSHLALASASARIKGLEDALGVALLKRGRRGVELTAAGESLLDHARVVIHQIDAMRGDLAGFASGVRASVHLLANTSGLSEHLPKALAGFLREHRDVAIDIEERESTDIAAAITAGAADLGFAAEHALPDHIERFAFSEDRLTLVTSRRGPFAGRRQIDFKEAGACDFVGLTSATALQVHISKHAARLGMRPHFRARLRDFDAICQMVAADVGVALVPEAAARRCAKLMPLAMVRLRDAWANRRLVICARSFKALPRPAKMLVEHLRAEAV; via the coding sequence ATGCGTTTCGACCTCGTCGACCTCCAGCTCTTCATCGCGGTCGCCGACCAGCGCAGCATCACCCGCGGCGCGGAGCGGTCGCATCTCGCCTTGGCCTCGGCCAGCGCCCGCATCAAAGGGCTCGAGGATGCTCTAGGCGTCGCGCTGCTCAAGCGTGGCCGCCGCGGCGTCGAATTGACGGCGGCGGGCGAGAGCCTGCTCGACCATGCCCGGGTCGTCATCCATCAGATCGACGCCATGCGCGGCGACCTCGCCGGCTTTGCCAGCGGCGTGCGCGCCAGCGTGCATTTGCTCGCCAACACCTCGGGGCTGTCGGAGCATCTGCCCAAGGCGTTGGCCGGCTTCCTGCGCGAGCATCGCGACGTCGCCATCGACATCGAGGAGCGCGAGAGCACCGACATCGCGGCGGCGATCACCGCGGGCGCTGCCGATCTCGGTTTTGCCGCCGAGCATGCGCTGCCCGATCATATCGAGCGCTTCGCCTTCAGCGAGGACCGCCTGACCCTGGTCACGTCGCGCCGCGGCCCCTTCGCCGGCCGCCGCCAGATCGACTTCAAGGAGGCGGGCGCTTGCGACTTTGTCGGGCTGACCAGCGCCACCGCGCTTCAGGTCCATATTTCCAAGCACGCCGCACGGCTCGGGATGCGTCCGCATTTCCGCGCACGGTTGCGCGACTTCGACGCGATCTGCCAGATGGTCGCCGCCGACGTCGGCGTCGCGCTGGTGCCCGAAGCCGCCGCCCGCCGCTGCGCCAAGCTGATGCCGCTCGCCATGGTCCGCCTGCGCGATGCCTGGGCCAACAGGCGCCTCGTGATCTGCGCGCGCAGCTTCAAGGCGCTGCCACGGCCGGCCAAGATGCTGGTGGAGCATTTGCGGGCCGAGGCGGTGTGA
- a CDS encoding adenylate/guanylate cyclase domain-containing protein: MERRLAAIVCADVAGYSRMMGSDEAGTHAAFKAHRSAIHPIILNHGGRVIKNTGDGFLLEFPSIVGATEASIAMQTLMAERNHHLPADRAMQFRLGIHMGDVIADEGEVFGDDVNIAVRLESVASPGGFAISAKAYKEASRHLTVPLVDGGNHRFKNIKDPVAIWTWSPEGAPALAPEQREASALSQQYRTAIVGVLPFANLSDAQDEYFSDGLTEDLIHALSLQSFYRVLSRNSTFAFKGNNVSTRLIAREIDATYLIQGSVRRAGAKIRVTAELIAPETGEQLWTGRYDRDIGDLFAMQDEITTNLSAAIATEIVRAEASAPARLSTDVTAWDRFLKGLSHYYRQTKEDLHLAIDLFGEAIKLDPKLSIAHAYLATIQIQSIQFGWIKGTREMWAEAMKLAETSVRLDPRSSFAFSILSWAHGMEGHYEAAMDAAKRAVALNPYDNGARGVLGICHFIVGEHREAIELFSMASQRDNSDPRYQWAALNAFSHYLLGQYDATLSWAREQLYINPNHMQALAIRAAALAQLGRIGEATEATGVLMGHYPTLNVDRHLRNFHWKRPEDLAHYRDGLLKAGVPLARLTLIQSDVKRAAES; the protein is encoded by the coding sequence ATGGAAAGACGTCTGGCTGCCATCGTCTGCGCCGATGTCGCCGGCTATTCGCGCATGATGGGCAGCGACGAGGCCGGCACCCATGCCGCCTTCAAGGCTCACCGCAGCGCGATCCATCCCATCATCCTCAATCACGGCGGCCGCGTCATCAAGAACACCGGCGACGGCTTCCTGCTCGAGTTCCCCTCGATCGTCGGCGCCACCGAGGCGTCGATCGCGATGCAGACGCTGATGGCGGAGCGCAACCACCATTTGCCCGCCGACCGCGCCATGCAGTTTCGACTCGGCATCCACATGGGCGACGTCATCGCCGACGAGGGCGAGGTATTCGGTGACGATGTCAACATTGCCGTCCGCCTGGAATCCGTGGCGAGCCCCGGCGGCTTCGCGATCTCGGCCAAGGCCTACAAGGAGGCCAGCCGGCATCTGACCGTGCCGCTGGTCGATGGCGGCAACCATCGCTTCAAGAACATCAAGGACCCGGTCGCGATCTGGACCTGGTCCCCGGAAGGTGCACCGGCGCTGGCCCCCGAGCAGCGGGAAGCATCGGCGCTGTCGCAACAGTACCGCACCGCTATCGTCGGCGTGCTGCCCTTCGCCAATCTCAGCGATGCCCAGGACGAATATTTCTCCGACGGACTGACCGAGGATCTGATCCACGCGCTGTCGCTGCAATCGTTCTACCGCGTGCTGAGCCGCAACTCGACCTTCGCCTTCAAGGGCAACAATGTCAGCACCCGGCTGATCGCGCGGGAGATCGACGCCACGTATCTGATCCAGGGTTCGGTGCGGCGGGCCGGAGCCAAGATCCGCGTCACCGCCGAGCTGATCGCGCCCGAGACCGGCGAGCAGCTCTGGACCGGCCGCTACGACCGCGACATCGGCGACCTCTTCGCGATGCAGGACGAGATCACCACCAATTTGTCAGCCGCCATCGCTACCGAGATCGTCCGGGCGGAGGCCTCCGCGCCGGCGCGGCTCTCGACCGACGTGACCGCCTGGGACCGCTTCCTCAAGGGGCTGTCGCATTACTACCGGCAGACCAAGGAAGATCTGCACCTCGCCATCGACCTGTTCGGGGAGGCCATCAAGCTCGACCCCAAGCTGTCGATCGCGCACGCCTACCTCGCCACGATCCAGATCCAGAGCATCCAGTTCGGCTGGATCAAGGGCACGCGCGAGATGTGGGCGGAGGCGATGAAGCTCGCCGAGACCAGCGTCCGGCTCGACCCGCGCTCCTCCTTCGCCTTCTCGATCCTGTCCTGGGCGCACGGGATGGAAGGGCACTACGAGGCGGCGATGGACGCCGCCAAGCGCGCCGTCGCGCTCAACCCCTATGACAACGGCGCACGCGGGGTGCTCGGCATCTGCCATTTCATCGTCGGCGAGCATCGCGAGGCGATCGAGCTGTTCTCGATGGCCTCGCAGCGCGACAACAGCGACCCGCGCTACCAATGGGCGGCGCTGAACGCTTTCAGCCACTATCTGCTGGGGCAGTACGACGCGACGCTGTCATGGGCCCGCGAGCAGCTCTACATCAACCCGAACCACATGCAGGCGCTGGCGATTCGCGCTGCGGCATTGGCACAATTGGGCCGCATCGGCGAGGCGACCGAGGCCACCGGCGTGCTGATGGGCCACTACCCGACCCTGAACGTCGACCGGCACTTGCGCAATTTTCACTGGAAGCGGCCCGAGGACCTCGCCCATTACCGCGACGGGCTTCTGAAGGCGGGCGTGCCGCTCGCCAGGCTGACCTTGATCCAGAGCGACGTCAAACGTGCGGCGGAGTCCTGA